One Desulfobulbaceae bacterium genomic window carries:
- a CDS encoding FecR domain-containing protein: protein MKRSVLLLSLLIFLCLATAAQSETNTHVANIKNLTGSVSIVRDTVRLAAELGQQLFSADTIISSADSSAGILFTDGTSVSIGPASEVNITNYLFQPNNNEYDFSLYMNRGSALYSNGKLGKLSPESVKIHTPRATVGVRGTRFIVKVD from the coding sequence ATGAAACGATCCGTTTTATTGCTGTCCCTGCTTATTTTCCTTTGTCTTGCAACTGCTGCACAGAGTGAAACTAACACCCACGTCGCCAACATAAAAAACCTTACAGGCAGCGTTTCAATTGTACGCGACACTGTTCGGCTTGCCGCAGAGTTGGGCCAGCAGTTATTTTCTGCTGATACTATCATCTCTTCGGCCGACTCTTCGGCAGGAATTCTTTTTACAGATGGCACCTCCGTTTCAATTGGGCCTGCCAGTGAGGTCAACATTACAAACTACCTTTTCCAGCCCAACAACAATGAGTATGATTTTTCTCTATACATGAACAGAGGGTCAGCCCTCTATTCAAACGGCAAACTTGGCAAACTCTCCCCAGAATCGGTTAAGATCCACACCCCACGAGCTACCGTTGGAGTGAGAGGAACCCGCTTTATCGTAAAAGTTGACTAA
- a CDS encoding YceI family protein, with the protein MKNTITSILVALLLLPAVGFSAEYTIDLAHTTVGFKIKHMTIANVSGWFEDFTGSFTVDDKNSLSGVEAEIVTKSINTKIEKRDTHLRSADFFEVETYPTMKFKTISIEPKGVSGYLVKGELTIKNNTKIVELDGELNGPVKDPWGNERSAIVLTGEINRKDFGLNWNKLIETGGLLVGETVSIYLEGEGIRK; encoded by the coding sequence ATGAAAAATACCATAACATCGATACTCGTGGCATTGTTGTTGTTGCCGGCAGTCGGTTTTTCTGCAGAGTACACAATAGATTTGGCACATACAACGGTTGGCTTTAAGATAAAGCACATGACAATTGCAAATGTATCCGGTTGGTTTGAAGATTTTACTGGCAGTTTCACTGTGGATGATAAAAACAGTTTGAGCGGTGTCGAGGCTGAAATTGTTACAAAGAGTATCAACACCAAGATTGAAAAGCGGGATACTCACCTGCGAAGCGCAGATTTTTTTGAGGTAGAGACCTATCCAACCATGAAATTTAAGACAATCTCAATTGAGCCAAAGGGAGTTTCCGGCTATCTGGTGAAAGGCGAGTTAACCATTAAAAACAATACAAAAATTGTTGAGCTTGATGGTGAATTAAACGGGCCGGTAAAGGATCCCTGGGGAAATGAAAGATCAGCGATTGTTCTTACCGGCGAGATTAATAGAAAAGATTTTGGTTTGAATTGGAATAAGCTGATTGAGACAGGCGGGCTGCTAGTCGGTGAAACAGTTTCTATCTACTTGGAAGGTGAAGGGATTCGCAAATAA